One Triticum dicoccoides isolate Atlit2015 ecotype Zavitan chromosome 3B, WEW_v2.0, whole genome shotgun sequence genomic window, CCTCGACGCCGAGATGCCCGGCGCCCGCATCCCGTCCTGGCCCGGAGGAAATGGCCTGCGCCCACCCTGCCGCGCAGATGACGNNNNNNNNNNNNNNNNNNNNNNNNNNNNNNNNNNNNNNNNNNNNNNNNNNNNNNNNNNNNNNNNNNNNNNNNNNNNNNNNNNNNNNNNNNNNNNNNNNNNNNNNNNNNNNNNNNNNNNNNNNNNNNNNNNNNNNNNNNNNNNNNNNNNNNNNNNNNNNNNNNNNNNNNNNNNNNNNNNNNNNNNNNNNNNNNNNNNNNNNNNNNNNNNNNNNNNNNNNNNNNNNNNNNNNNNNNNNNNNNNNNNNNNNNNNNNNNNNNNNNNNNNNNNNNNNNNNNNNNNNNNNNNNNNNNTTTTTTAGAATATTGGCACGATAACTACAAATTTCGTTGATTAGAAAGAGGTATTACAAGAACACATTCAAAGGAGAAATGCACCGCATAAAAGTGAGTGCTAGAAAAGAAGAAAGGAGATAAAAAGGCTGCGTGGTTTATTGAGGAAAAACTGGCTAAAACCGAAGCAAGCCCCTAGCTAGACTAGGACAAAAGCATCGCAACATATACAAAACACGGGAAAGCCAAAACCTCACACCACACCCAAGTGGGCACTCGAGCATCTTCACTGCTACCGAAATGCACACTGAACAATCGTCGTATTGTACCGGGCTGCTATGAGTATATCCGCAAACATTGAGGACACCGGAGAGTAACGATACATCCGAAAGAGAGAGACATTTGCCGCCCGATCCCACGAGGCTGGCTGACATAGCTCGCATGGCACTACTTGTATACAAAGGGTGTTTCTGCTGTTCTCACCGTTGACCGATGATCAACTCCAAACGGATGCGCCACCCATACTCCATGCTCACCAAAATGCTACCCGCTTCAGATCCACAACACCACCACTAACCAGGTGCTCCGAACACCAGACTTGACTCGAAGACAATGCTTCCAACAAAGTAATGANNNNNNNNNNNNNNNNNNNNNNNNNNNNNNNNNNNNNNNNNNNNNNNNNNNNNNNNNNNNNNNNNNNNNNNNNNNNNNNNNNNNNNNNNNNNNNNNNNNNNNNNNNNNNNNNNNNNNNNNNNNNNNNNNNNNNNNNNNNNNNNNNNNNNNNNNNNNNNNNNNNNNNNNNNNNNNNNNNNNNNNNNNNNNNNNNNNNNNNNNNNNNNNNNNNNNNNNNNNNNNNNNNNNNNNNNNNNNNNNNNNNNNNNNNNNNNNNNNNNNNNNNNNNNNNNNNNNNNNNNNNNNNNNNNNNNNNNNNNNNNNNNNNNNNNNNNNNNNNNNNNNNNNNNNNNNNNNNNNNNNNNNNNNNNNNNNNNNNNNNNNNNNNNNNNNNNNNNNNNNNNNNNNNNNNNNNNNNNNNNNNNNNNNNNNNNNNNNNNNNNNNNNNNNNNNNNNNNNNNNNNNNNNNNNNNNNNNNNNNNNNNNNNNNNNNNNNNNNNNNNNNNNNNNNNNNNNNNNNNNNNNNNNNNNNNNNNNNNNNNNNNNNNNNNNNNNNNNNNNNNNNNNNNNNNNNNNNNNNNNNNNNNNNNNNNNNNNNNNNNNNNNNNNNNNNNNNNNNNNNNNNNNNNNNNNNNNNNNNNNNNNNNNNNNNNNNNNNNNNNNNNNNNNNNNNNNNNNNNNNNNNNNNNNNNNNNNNNNNNNNNNNNNNNNNNNNNNNNNNNNNNNNNNNNNNNNNNNNNNNNNNNNNNNNNNNNNNNNNNNNNNNNNNNNNNNNNNNNNNNNNACCACTTTTCTGAATATAGTTTTCTTAAGTTGTTGAAACCAGTTTGTGTGAAATTGATTAATTCAAATACATTGTACCAGAAAACTATGAGATGTGAGATTTCAAATCTATGAAATTGAATGATTCATTGTGTGAAATCGACTTTTTCAAATCCATCATCCAAATCTCCCATCCCGCAAATCCATGGCTTTTATTTTCTCTTTTACATTTCCAATTGTTTATATATTTTAAACCATAATTCGTTTTTTGAAACATTTTATATATTTTAAACCAGAatctgttattcgaaatgagtgaaAATATGTGAAACGTGTTCTTTCGAACATGTGAATTTGATTGTTTCAATGCGTGAATTAAATATTTCAAATATATGAAATGGTATTTTTTATCTTATGAAACAtatttcaaacttatttgaattttAGGGAAATCATTTTTTTGAACATAGTGAAATTGGATATATTTTTGTGTAACTATAATGTAACTTTTCATTGAAATTAGTGAAATAtgttttttgaaatgagtgaaatcattTGAAATAAGTGAAATTGGTTGTTTCAAATGAGTGAAATCTGGTTAAAATTTGAGTGAAATATGTTTTCTCAAATGAGTGGAACTGAGTGTGAAAATATGTTATTCCGGTGTGTTAAAAGATGTCAAATTGGTTATTTACAAAATGTGAAACTTACATTTGTCGACATGTGAAAGTTATTTCACTGAACTTATTTAAATTTTAGGTAATCATGTTTTCGAACTCAGTGAAATTGGTTTTTGAATGTAATGGAAACATAACAAATTATTGAAATGTCAAATGACTGAGAACtatttttgaaatgagtgaaatctttTGAAATTAGTGAAATCCATTATCTAAAATGAGTGAAATCATTTGCAATTAGCGATTTTTTATATAAGTGAAATATATGTTTTGAATTGAGTGAAATTCGTTTTTTGAAATCGGTGAAATTAAAACTAGTTCAAATGTATCGAAAATTGATCTTGTTCTGAAGATCTTCTCACTatgaatttaaatatatataaaatatcAAAATTGAAGTTTTGATTCAAAAAATATCTATCATCCAAATTTCCACAATGAAATTAAATGGAAGTCTTTTGATGGGGGAGAGAGAGATTATTTTATCATATGCATGCAGGTGGTCTTCTCTCCATCCTTTCTCTCTGCTGACATAAAGCTGACAAGAGTAGAAGGCCCACAAGTATTCCTATGTATTTCAATTCATCCTTTTATACACAAAACAAAGGCCCAGATCGTAAAAGCTCTCCAACGGTGGATGCTCCACCGGTACCTACCCCCACCGGTAAAAAAACTTAGTCGCGCCACCGTTGCACATGGTTTTCACCGGGAGACAAGAACATGGAGTAGGGAGAGCTGTCGGGCCCCCTCGATGGCACCTCCAACAAGGTAAATCGCACCCGAAGGTGTCATTTGCCATCAGCTCAAACCAGAGTCAGAGCATGACTTTCGTTAGGGAACCGAGCACCTATGCAATGACGACGTCTCCAAACACACCACTACCAGACCGGAGCAGCAGGTGCCACTTGCTGCATGGCACAAAACtagccggagcatcaccggcgatgcAAGCCCAGAGCATCACGAAGGCACTTCCTAGACCACCATCCCGACAGGGAGCCACCACGCAGTCGCTTGGAATCAGTCGCCCGCCGAGCCACCTCCGAGCCTCCGGCCGCCATAGCGCGAGATCTGACCGGCAGAAAACCGTCAAATCCGGCCGCTCAAGTCAGAGGCTGCCAGCTAGGGGAGTGCGCGTCCCCTAGCATCACCCCACAACGACGACGTGCGCGTTTGCGCCGCCCCAGGGCATCCCCGCCGCTGTCACCGCGCCCAACCCCTCCGTTGCGCAGCCAAGGGCGCACGCGCACCAGGCgctggaggggcgcgcggccatgcACCTCCACCGCCAGGGACACAAATTGCGCGGATCCGGGCGCGCGGACCGCAGATCCCAAGCTCCAGCAAGCCCCCGCGGATCTCCATCGATGTGCCGTGAAGCTGCCTCTGTCGACGCACCGTAGTGGCAAGACCGGCGCCTTCCTCGGGGCCGGCCCGGACTTCGCCCGTTGGCGTCCTCTGGCGGCGGCGAGACGGGTGGGGATGGTGTCGACGCTAGAGTCGGGGCTCCTCATCATTAGTTGTGGAGctgcttcttttctttttctcccaTCAAAGGCTTCTAGAAGCACGTTCAAACATGTGAAGGTCTACCTGAGTACTTCCCGTATTGACATCTTTCCTTTCCAGCGAATCCTCATgatagcaatgaaccaaacacgcAATGCATCTCGTTGAACTGTCAATGCGCCGCTTTAACGCACGCACACCTGCTTTCGCGTCCAAGTGCATAAATACTAGCGTACGCATACAGCATCACAGCAGCAAAACACCACCGACTCGACAGGAAAACCATGGCCTCTACCgcgctcttcttcgtcttcctcgccctGGCCACTATGCAGCCGCAGACCGCCTCGTCCGAGAAGGAGACGCACCTCAACGTGTACTGGCACGACGTGGTGAGCGGACCGGACCCGACGTCGGTGCCGGTGGCGCAAGCAGCGACGACCAACACCTCCAAGACAGGCTTCGGCATGGTTGTGGTCATCGACGACCCGCTCACCGAGGGAGCCAGCCTCAACTCGTCCGGGCTCATGGGCCGTGCCCAGGGCACCTACATCGCCGCCGGAAAGGACCAGCTGGCGCTGCTGATGAACATGAACTTCGTCTTCACCGCCGGCAAGTACAACGGCAGCAGCATCGCCATTATGGGTCGCAACGCCGTGTTCACCAAGGTCCGTGAGATGGCTGTCATCGGCGGTACAGGTGTTTTCAGGTGGGCGCGTGGGTACGCGCAGGCCAGGACGCACACCTTCGACCTCAAGACGGGCGACGCCACAGTCGAGTACAACATATTCATCAGGCACTAGTCCCGGCCGTTGTCAAATTTTACCCAGAGTTAAATACCATGAATAAGGATTGTATGCTCTTGCTGCTGTTTAACTTGGTTTCCcccacaaaaaaaagaaaaaaaaacttgatttcatctctatctatctatctatctatctatctatacctacctctactaattacagactcccaagaaattaccatATTAATTAGAAATTACCGGCCGTTAATCTGATCGGACCGAGTTATAACGGTGTAGATCTACTCATATAATCTTTGCAATCTAGGAAAAAGAAAACTTAAAGTAGCTGTAAAACAATCTAGGTTACCCGAGTTATAATGGTGTAGATCTACCCATATAATCCTTGCAATCAAGGAAAAAGAAAACTTAAAGTAGCTGTAAAAAAACAATCCAGGTTACCCGTAGAAAAACAAATCTAAGCTAGCTGTAAGAAAAACCGGTCTATCGTTAGCTGTAAAAAAACCAATCTTGGTGACCCGTAGAAAAACAAATCTAGGCTAGCGATCCCATCCCCAAAAATCCTCACGCTATAGTTTTCTCCCTACGCCTTCTCCTTCCCTTTCATTCTCCGATGTATTCTCTATCTCATCCACGAAGTCCATCTCCTGTAGGTCTTGCCATGCTCCCTCACGACTTGCTGCGCTGGGACTATCAGGGATGCAGCACCCAGCAGGAGGTTAATTATCCCCATGCTTTCTCAGGTAGTCACAGCTACGGGGATTATCAGCGGCTACAAGCCTGAGCACAatagctactactccctccgttcaaaattaattgtcgcgaaaatggatgtatctagacgtattttagttctagatacatccatttccgagacaagtaattccgaacggagggagtacttcggaGGTGTTTGTAATCTGATTAAGAAATTACTGTTAAACCTGTCGTTCGTATAGATTTTTCTCTTATCCATGCACAAAGACACCGAGCACTGCACCCACACAGGTCTACATTGGCCTAGTACATCGAGAACATCTGCATCAACATCTCCACGGAGCAAAACCATTGTCATCAAGTTGTACTGCCATGTCCCGTTGACAAAAAATAATCTTCATCGAGCACATGGATCTATGATAAGCAACCCTGGCATGCACCATCCACACGCCAAGCTGGTGGAGAAAGAGATGTATTTTTTCATCAACTTCTCTGGTACGAAAGGACATTGACACTTCATGGACGGGAGGGACGTCTTGAAGCGATGCATCATCATTGACAGGCTGCTACAATACCTTAGCCGACACTTCATCGCCAAGGCCTTCATCAATATTTTCGTTAACATACGGCCGCCGCCACATACAGAAGATGGACATCTCTAGAATCATCTAACAATATAATTGCAAGATGCATCCACGACGATGGCATCAGCCGCGTCATCTACGATGGCATGACTGCATTGACACAACGTCACTATTGACGACCCTTTTCACGGTCACACGGTCCTGGCAAAACTAATGGACTCGTCACCGACAAAACCCTCTGACTACAGCTTGGTCATATACAACATAGCGCATTTCTCTGCGTCTTCGGCATTGTGCAGGTACACTAACAACGACGACTACACCATTGACCATAACTAACCATGGCTGAATCATCATATCGGGCTACCTCGACATCGGCAGACAAAACTACTTCTACAGCTACACATTGGCAACAACTCCCGTCAACAACATTTGCATTGTCACTAACGTTTACGTCACTCCCCCATNNNNNNNNNNNNNNNNNNNNNNNNNNNNNNNNNNNNNNNNNNNNNNNNNNNNNNNNNNNNNNNNNNNNNNNNNNNNNNNNNNNNNNNNNNNNNNNNNNNNNNNNNNNNNNNNNNNNNNNNNNNNNNNNNNNNNNNNNNN contains:
- the LOC119280125 gene encoding dirigent protein 22-like — protein: MVSTLESGLLIISCGAASFLFLPSKASRSTFKHVKVYLSTSPYAYSITAAKHHRLDRKTMASTALFFVFLALATMQPQTASSEKETHLNVYWHDVVSGPDPTSVPVAQAATTNTSKTGFGMVVVIDDPLTEGASLNSSGLMGRAQGTYIAAGKDQLALLMNMNFVFTAGKYNGSSIAIMGRNAVFTKVREMAVIGGTGVFRWARGYAQARTHTFDLKTGDATVEYNIFIRH